One window of Lytechinus variegatus isolate NC3 chromosome 2, Lvar_3.0, whole genome shotgun sequence genomic DNA carries:
- the LOC121408512 gene encoding DNA polymerase delta subunit 4-like codes for MSTKAVSQQLITDQFSQQKSGRILEKSNKGKGKQNVAVRSPGASPRKSERTIEVESAENLIRKKHLNTLREFDLDWRYGPCTGITRLERWERAESHGYNPSPHVKDLILEYEDDDEFVQNIWSGYPL; via the exons ATGTCGACCAAGGCAGTATCACAACAGCTAATCACTGATCAATTCAGTCAGCAAAAATCAGGACGCATTCTTGAGAAGTCAAACAAGGGGAAAGGCAAGCAAAATGTAGCTGTTCGAAGCCCCGGTGCAAGCCCGAGGAAATCAGAGAGAACCATCGAAG TTGAGAGTGCTGAAAATCTTATCAGAAAGAAACATCTTAACACACTCCGGGAATTTGATCTGGATTGGAGATATGGACCTTGTACTG GAATCACTCGTTTAGAGAGATGGGAAAGAGCCGAAAGCCATGGTTACAATCCTTCACCTCATGTCAAAGATCTCATTTTAGAatatgaggatgatgatgagtttGTCCAAAA catCTGGTCTGGATACCCTCTATGA